One window from the genome of Emys orbicularis isolate rEmyOrb1 chromosome 10, rEmyOrb1.hap1, whole genome shotgun sequence encodes:
- the LOC135884767 gene encoding cytochrome c oxidase assembly protein COX19, translating to MSTAMNFGSKSFTPRPPDKGAFPLDHFGECKGFKETFMKCLRENSFENALCRQESKEYLECRMERQLMAKEPLEKLGFKDLIDEKSEAKHKKL from the exons ATGTCCACGGCCATGAACTTCGGGAGCAAGAGCTTCACGCCGCGGCCGCCGGACAAGGGCGCCTTCCCCCTGGATCACTTCG GTGAATGTAAAGGATTTAAAGAGACATTCATGAAGTGTCTGAGAGAGAATAGCTTTGAGAATGCTTTGTGCAGACAGGAATCAAAGGAATATTTAGAATGCAGAATGGAGAG gcaACTTATGGCTAAGGAaccattggaaaaattgggaTTCAAAGACCTAATAGATGAGAAATCAGAAGCAAAGCATAAAAAATTATAA